A single window of Rhizobium sp. SL42 DNA harbors:
- a CDS encoding DHA2 family efflux MFS transporter permease subunit, whose product MAVASTASPTLGSASGAEERMDPKRVIAFLAMVFGMFMSILDIQIVSASLSEIQAGLGASNDEVAWVQTSYLIAEVIMIPLSGVLARILSTRVLFSICAGGFTLASALAATATNIEQMIVYRAIQGFIGGGMIPSVFVAAFTIFPPSKRNIVSPMIGLVATLAPTIGPTIGGYISHAMSWHWLFLINVIPGIIVAATTWSLIDFDQPDHSLMKKFDWWGLASMAVFLGSMEYVLEEGNNKDWFNDHHIVMGTIAMVIGGAIFFRRVFKVELPVVDLRAFSNTNFAFGSLFSFVMGVGLYGLTYLYPLYLSRIRHYDSLMIGQTMFVSGAAMFLTAPIAGILSSKLDPRVMMMMGFGGFAAGTYMMTGITADWDFYELLIPQILRGCSLMICMVPINNIALGTLPPDRMKNASGLFNLTRNLGGAVGLAIINTMITQRTDDHFARLSERVDWGNPAALDWLSSVGANYDAYGLDGSTVAVQKLAGIVTQQATLLSFIDIFMGLTVLFGSLVFMTLLLKKPKAAAPAGAGH is encoded by the coding sequence ATGGCCGTTGCAAGCACAGCATCACCCACCCTTGGCTCGGCCTCGGGGGCGGAAGAGCGCATGGATCCGAAGCGCGTCATCGCTTTTCTGGCGATGGTCTTCGGCATGTTCATGTCGATCCTCGACATCCAGATCGTCTCGGCGTCGCTCTCCGAAATCCAGGCCGGCCTCGGCGCCAGCAATGACGAGGTCGCCTGGGTCCAGACATCGTACCTGATCGCCGAAGTCATCATGATCCCGTTGTCCGGCGTTCTCGCCCGGATCCTGTCGACGCGGGTCCTGTTCTCGATCTGCGCCGGCGGATTTACCCTGGCCAGCGCATTGGCGGCCACGGCCACCAATATCGAGCAGATGATCGTCTACCGTGCGATCCAGGGCTTCATCGGCGGCGGCATGATCCCCTCCGTCTTTGTCGCCGCCTTCACGATCTTTCCGCCGTCGAAGCGCAATATCGTCTCGCCGATGATCGGTCTTGTCGCCACGCTCGCACCGACGATCGGGCCAACGATCGGGGGCTATATCAGCCATGCCATGTCGTGGCACTGGCTGTTCCTGATCAATGTCATACCCGGCATCATCGTGGCCGCGACGACTTGGAGCCTGATCGATTTCGACCAGCCTGACCACAGCCTGATGAAGAAATTCGACTGGTGGGGACTGGCCTCTATGGCGGTGTTCCTCGGTTCGATGGAATACGTGCTGGAAGAGGGCAACAACAAGGACTGGTTCAACGACCACCATATCGTCATGGGCACCATTGCCATGGTGATCGGCGGGGCGATCTTCTTCCGAAGGGTCTTCAAGGTCGAGCTACCGGTCGTCGACCTGCGGGCTTTCTCGAATACGAACTTTGCCTTCGGCTCGCTGTTCTCCTTCGTCATGGGCGTCGGTCTCTACGGACTGACATATCTCTATCCGCTCTATCTCAGTCGCATCCGGCACTACGACTCGCTGATGATCGGCCAGACCATGTTCGTCTCGGGGGCCGCGATGTTCCTGACGGCGCCGATTGCCGGCATCCTGTCGAGCAAACTCGATCCGCGCGTGATGATGATGATGGGCTTTGGCGGGTTTGCCGCCGGAACCTACATGATGACCGGCATCACCGCGGACTGGGATTTCTACGAATTGCTCATTCCGCAGATCCTGCGCGGCTGCTCGCTGATGATCTGCATGGTGCCGATCAACAATATCGCGCTCGGTACGCTGCCCCCGGATCGCATGAAGAACGCATCGGGCCTGTTCAACCTGACGCGCAACCTTGGCGGCGCCGTCGGCCTTGCGATCATCAATACGATGATCACCCAGCGGACCGACGATCATTTTGCCCGCCTGTCCGAGAGAGTTGACTGGGGCAACCCTGCGGCACTCGACTGGTTGAGCAGTGTCGGTGCGAACTACGACGCCTATGGTCTCGACGGCAGCACCGTTGCGGTCCAGAAGCTCGCCGGCATCGTCA
- a CDS encoding HlyD family secretion protein, producing MSVTQRSTALRSAPPVEDRNEAVPATPQEAGVTPAETVAPPAAAKKRRSPVLPVIGLAILGVGVWFGYDWWTNGRFMVSTDDAYIEGDIAIISPKIAGYVQSVEVTGNQVVKAGDPLVTLDGGDYRIAYEQAVANKQSAELAVLRIDAQITGGEASLAQSKAQQGALEASVRGAQITEKRAKDLAAKSAGTTADLDNATIALEQAKANLVAGEAAVSSAEANVSLLKAQRNEALNTVKVQELAIDKAKRDLDFTVLKAPYDGVIGNLSVQAGDLVSAGKRLAALVPVRDLYIEANFKETQIAHLVPGSKVSIHVDAYGDDPLEGTVTSIAPASGAIFSMLPAENATGNFTKVVQRVPVRIALPQEALDQGHLRAGLSVIVDVDTRTAPEAKAVAAQ from the coding sequence ATGTCCGTCACGCAACGATCCACCGCCCTCCGTTCCGCTCCTCCCGTCGAAGACAGGAATGAGGCCGTGCCGGCCACGCCGCAAGAAGCCGGGGTCACCCCTGCCGAGACAGTCGCGCCGCCCGCAGCCGCCAAGAAGCGCCGCAGCCCGGTCCTGCCGGTCATCGGCCTGGCGATCCTCGGTGTCGGCGTCTGGTTCGGCTACGACTGGTGGACCAATGGCCGGTTTATGGTGTCGACCGATGATGCCTATATCGAAGGCGATATCGCGATTATCTCGCCGAAGATTGCCGGATATGTGCAGTCGGTCGAAGTGACCGGCAACCAGGTCGTCAAGGCTGGCGATCCGCTGGTGACGCTCGATGGCGGTGATTATCGCATCGCCTATGAACAGGCTGTCGCCAACAAGCAGAGCGCCGAACTCGCGGTGCTGCGCATCGATGCGCAGATCACCGGTGGCGAGGCAAGCCTTGCGCAGAGCAAGGCACAGCAGGGCGCTCTGGAAGCCAGCGTGCGCGGTGCGCAGATTACCGAGAAGCGCGCCAAGGATCTGGCAGCCAAGTCCGCAGGCACGACGGCCGATCTCGACAATGCGACGATCGCGCTGGAGCAGGCCAAGGCAAACCTGGTTGCGGGTGAGGCGGCGGTGTCGTCTGCCGAAGCCAATGTTTCTCTCCTCAAGGCCCAGCGCAATGAAGCGCTGAACACCGTCAAGGTACAGGAACTGGCGATCGACAAGGCCAAGCGCGATCTCGATTTCACCGTGCTCAAGGCTCCGTATGACGGTGTCATCGGCAATCTTTCGGTCCAGGCCGGCGATCTTGTTTCCGCGGGCAAGCGTCTCGCTGCCCTCGTTCCCGTGCGTGACCTCTACATCGAGGCGAATTTCAAGGAAACGCAGATCGCGCACCTGGTTCCGGGCTCGAAGGTTTCGATCCACGTCGATGCCTATGGCGACGATCCGCTTGAAGGCACCGTGACCTCGATCGCGCCGGCCTCAGGCGCCATCTTCTCGATGCTGCCGGCCGAAAATGCGACCGGCAACTTCACCAAGGTGGTGCAGCGCGTGCCGGTCCGGATCGCGCTTCCGCAGGAGGCGCTGGACCAGGGACACCTGCGCGCCGGTCTGAGCGTGATCGTCGATGTTGATACCCGGACCGCGCCCGAAGCCAAGGCCGTCGCCGCGCAGTAA
- a CDS encoding TetR/AcrR family transcriptional regulator: MTQPTTKPHDTPEPTPAAAPGLSRFAAGEDPIKRGQILDGAKRVFMKMGYDAASMNDVTREAGVSKGTIYVYFQSKEELFAALIERAKGLFAEQMRELLEQSTSAEDGLRRFGLAFAHQVIKTDMIPSMRVVLGVIDRMPSLCQRFFAGAPTNAKTVLRAFLDRHVESGQLHIDDSELAARQFIDLAVGSFFRERLFNQLPPDVAQAEIERVIDSGLKLFLGAYGPADRQNT; encoded by the coding sequence ATGACCCAACCGACGACGAAACCGCACGACACACCGGAGCCGACCCCCGCGGCAGCGCCCGGCCTCAGCCGTTTTGCCGCCGGCGAAGACCCGATCAAGCGCGGCCAGATTCTCGACGGCGCAAAGCGCGTTTTCATGAAGATGGGCTATGACGCCGCGAGCATGAATGACGTGACGCGGGAGGCCGGCGTCTCGAAGGGCACCATATATGTCTACTTCCAGAGCAAGGAAGAGCTGTTTGCAGCCCTGATCGAGCGCGCCAAGGGGCTGTTTGCCGAACAGATGCGCGAACTGCTGGAGCAGAGCACGAGCGCCGAGGACGGACTGCGCCGCTTCGGCCTCGCTTTCGCCCACCAGGTCATCAAGACCGACATGATCCCGTCGATGCGCGTTGTCCTCGGCGTGATCGATCGCATGCCGTCGCTTTGCCAGCGGTTTTTCGCCGGCGCCCCGACCAATGCCAAGACCGTGCTGCGCGCCTTCCTCGACCGCCATGTCGAAAGCGGACAGCTGCACATCGACGACAGTGAACTGGCAGCCCGCCAGTTCATCGACCTGGCCGTCGGCTCCTTCTTCCGGGAGCGGCTGTTCAATCAGCTGCCGCCGGATGTTGCGCAGGCCGAAATCGAGCGTGTGATCGATAGCGGCCTCAAGCTTTTCCTTGGTGCATACGGTCCGGCCGACCGGCAAAACACCTGA
- a CDS encoding TerC family protein yields MQDLLLLAQDPAAWIALVTLIIMEVVLGIDNLVFISILTNKLPVESRERARRIGIGLALIMRLALLGTVAWIVQLTNPVFELFGHGFSWKDMILIAGGLFLVWKATKEIHHNVDPIDHQEDFIASSATNTFAAAIGQILLLDLVFSVDSIITAVGMTEHLPIMVIAVIVAVTVMLIASNPLANFIEKNPTVVMLALGFLLMIGMTLIADGMGFHVPKGYIYAAMAFSGLVEMLNMFARRKKQADREKGATRH; encoded by the coding sequence ATGCAGGATCTGCTCCTACTCGCCCAAGACCCCGCCGCCTGGATCGCACTGGTTACGCTGATCATAATGGAAGTCGTGCTCGGCATTGACAACCTCGTCTTCATTTCCATTCTGACGAACAAACTGCCGGTGGAATCGCGCGAAAGAGCTCGCCGCATCGGCATCGGCCTCGCCCTCATCATGCGCCTGGCGCTGCTGGGCACCGTCGCCTGGATCGTCCAACTGACCAATCCCGTGTTTGAACTCTTCGGCCACGGCTTCTCGTGGAAGGACATGATCCTGATCGCGGGCGGCCTGTTCCTGGTCTGGAAGGCGACCAAGGAAATCCACCACAATGTCGATCCGATCGACCATCAGGAGGATTTCATCGCGTCTTCGGCGACCAACACCTTTGCCGCCGCCATTGGCCAGATCCTGCTGCTCGATCTCGTGTTTTCCGTCGACAGCATCATCACCGCGGTTGGCATGACCGAGCATCTGCCGATCATGGTTATTGCCGTCATCGTGGCCGTCACCGTCATGCTGATCGCCTCCAATCCGCTGGCCAACTTCATCGAGAAGAACCCGACCGTCGTCATGCTCGCGCTCGGCTTCCTGCTGATGATCGGCATGACCCTGATCGCCGACGGCATGGGCTTCCACGTTCCGAAGGGCTACATCTACGCTGCCATGGCATTCTCCGGGCTTGTGGAAATGCTCAATATGTTTGCCCGCAGGAAGAAGCAGGCAGACCGGGAAAAAGGCGCGACCCGCCACTGA
- a CDS encoding SLC13 family permease, whose amino-acid sequence MTYEQILAFGVIAAMMAAFMWERFRYDVVACAALVSAVALGLVSPAEAFAGFSDDIVIIVGSALVVSAGVARSGVVDLAIKRFFPSLESVRAQMLLLLLTVTILSAFIKNIGALAIMMPVAFQFARRSNASPSIFLMPMAFGALLGGLMTQIGTSPNIAVSRLREEITGQAFTMFDFTPVGATLAIAGIIFLMLFYWLVPVRENQNPSLQEALESSHFSTEATLGRQSPYVGKTLHQLQQIASGEVTATSILRGDTRLSPFPDVQLKVGDTLLLQGPSEALDRVVSQGNLTLAGGTVASNKGGDLVSVEAVISRGSSLIGQTARDLSLVHTYGVNLLAVSRQGKRIRERLGELTLRSGDVVLLQGLRQQMPAILTELGCLPLAERAILLGTSRNVLVPLAILFVAMGATALGLAPVAIAFFAAALAMVVFKVIPISEVYQSVDGPILVMLAALIPVSNTLRTSGASDVIAGWLSTLASSMPAWGAVALILVTAMAVTPFLNNAATVLVMAPIAASFAGGLGYRPEAFLMAVAIGAGCDFLTPIGHQCNTLVMGPGGYRFSDYPRLGAPLSVLVILVAVPTLLMVWPV is encoded by the coding sequence ATGACCTACGAGCAAATCCTCGCCTTCGGTGTCATTGCTGCCATGATGGCGGCATTCATGTGGGAGCGCTTCCGTTACGACGTCGTCGCCTGTGCCGCTCTCGTCTCGGCAGTCGCCCTCGGCCTCGTCTCCCCCGCCGAGGCATTTGCCGGCTTCTCCGACGACATCGTCATCATCGTCGGCTCCGCGCTGGTGGTCAGCGCCGGCGTTGCACGGTCCGGCGTCGTCGATCTTGCCATCAAGCGCTTCTTTCCCAGTCTGGAATCCGTCCGGGCGCAGATGCTGCTTCTACTGCTTACGGTCACCATACTCTCTGCCTTCATCAAGAATATCGGTGCGCTGGCCATCATGATGCCCGTGGCGTTCCAGTTCGCCCGCCGCTCGAATGCCTCACCGTCCATCTTCCTGATGCCCATGGCCTTCGGCGCCCTCCTCGGCGGCCTGATGACCCAGATCGGCACCTCGCCCAACATCGCCGTGTCGCGGCTGCGTGAAGAGATCACCGGCCAGGCCTTCACCATGTTCGACTTCACCCCCGTCGGCGCGACACTGGCGATCGCCGGCATCATCTTCCTGATGCTCTTCTATTGGCTTGTGCCCGTGCGCGAGAACCAGAACCCGTCGCTGCAGGAAGCACTCGAAAGTTCGCATTTTTCAACGGAAGCAACCCTTGGGCGGCAATCCCCCTATGTCGGCAAGACCCTGCACCAACTGCAGCAGATCGCCTCAGGCGAAGTAACGGCAACCTCGATCCTGCGCGGAGACACGAGGCTTTCGCCGTTCCCGGACGTGCAGTTGAAGGTCGGCGACACCCTCCTGCTGCAGGGACCATCGGAGGCACTGGATAGGGTCGTCTCCCAGGGCAACCTCACGCTGGCCGGCGGCACGGTTGCCTCCAACAAGGGCGGCGACCTTGTCTCCGTCGAAGCCGTCATCAGCCGGGGATCGTCCCTGATCGGCCAGACCGCGCGGGATCTCTCTCTGGTCCATACCTACGGCGTCAACCTGCTCGCAGTCAGCCGGCAGGGCAAGCGCATCCGTGAACGGCTGGGCGAACTGACGCTGCGGTCGGGCGATGTCGTCCTGCTGCAGGGCCTTCGCCAGCAGATGCCCGCCATCCTGACCGAACTCGGCTGCCTGCCGCTCGCCGAGCGCGCGATCCTGCTCGGCACCAGCCGAAATGTTCTCGTTCCGCTCGCCATTCTGTTTGTCGCCATGGGCGCCACCGCCCTGGGACTGGCCCCGGTTGCCATCGCGTTCTTTGCAGCGGCGCTGGCCATGGTCGTCTTCAAGGTCATCCCGATCTCGGAAGTCTACCAGTCGGTCGATGGTCCGATCCTCGTCATGCTGGCCGCCCTCATTCCGGTGTCCAACACCTTGCGGACTTCAGGTGCCAGCGACGTCATTGCCGGCTGGTTGAGCACGCTGGCCAGCAGCATGCCGGCCTGGGGTGCCGTCGCATTGATCCTCGTCACCGCGATGGCCGTTACACCCTTCCTTAACAACGCGGCAACGGTGCTGGTGATGGCCCCGATCGCCGCGAGCTTTGCCGGCGGGCTGGGCTACAGACCGGAAGCCTTCCTGATGGCCGTCGCAATTGGCGCGGGCTGCGATTTCCTCACCCCGATCGGCCACCAGTGCAACACGCTGGTCATGGGTCCCGGCGGCTATCGCTTCAGCGACTATCCCCGGCTCGGGGCGCCTCTGTCCGTCCTGGTAATCCTGGTTGCCGTCCCGACACTGCTGATGGTCTGGCCCGTCTGA
- the gltX gene encoding glutamate--tRNA ligase — translation MTNSGVRVRIAPSPTGEPHVGTAYIALFNYLFAKKHGGEFILRIEDTDATRSTAEFEQKVLDALKWTGLTWSEGPDIGGPHGPYRQSDRKDMYWPHAQDLLDKGHAFRCFCTPERLEQMREGQRAAGKPPKYDGLCLNLTAEEVTSKMTAGETSVVRMKIPAEGSCDFHDGVYGDVSIPWDSVDMQVLIKGDGMPTYHMANVIDDHLMKITHVARGEEWLASVPKHILLYRYFGWEAPVWMHLSLMRNADKSKLSKRKNPTSISYYSALGYMPEALMNFLGLFFIQIAEGEELLTMDELIEKFDPDNLSKAGAIFDIQKLDWLNGRWLREKLSPDEFIARVLDWAMENDRLTEGLKLAQSRVTKLGELPPLAGFLLANDVGLTPASFGGLKTSPAETLAIVTTVQADLEKILEWNVATIEEELRAIADRMEKKLRVVTPPLFVAVSGSQRSLPLFDSMALLGRSVVRQRLKVAIQVLTAMAGAQN, via the coding sequence ATGACCAATTCAGGCGTCCGCGTCCGTATCGCACCCTCCCCGACCGGCGAACCCCATGTCGGCACCGCGTATATCGCGCTGTTCAACTACCTGTTCGCCAAGAAACATGGCGGCGAATTCATCTTGCGCATCGAAGATACCGATGCGACCCGCTCGACCGCCGAGTTTGAACAGAAGGTACTCGATGCGCTGAAATGGACCGGCCTGACCTGGTCGGAAGGTCCGGATATCGGCGGCCCTCACGGCCCATACCGCCAGTCCGATCGCAAGGACATGTACTGGCCGCATGCGCAGGACCTGCTCGACAAGGGCCATGCCTTCCGTTGTTTCTGCACGCCTGAGCGGCTTGAGCAGATGCGCGAGGGCCAGCGCGCGGCCGGCAAGCCGCCGAAATATGATGGCCTGTGCCTGAACCTGACCGCCGAGGAAGTCACCTCTAAGATGACCGCCGGCGAAACGTCCGTGGTGCGCATGAAGATCCCGGCCGAGGGCTCATGCGATTTCCATGATGGCGTCTACGGCGATGTGTCGATCCCGTGGGACAGTGTCGACATGCAGGTCCTCATCAAGGGCGACGGCATGCCGACCTATCACATGGCCAATGTCATCGACGACCACCTGATGAAAATCACCCATGTCGCCCGCGGCGAAGAGTGGCTGGCATCGGTGCCAAAACACATCCTGCTGTATCGCTATTTCGGCTGGGAAGCACCTGTCTGGATGCATCTGTCGCTGATGCGAAACGCCGACAAGTCCAAGCTTTCGAAGCGCAAGAACCCGACTTCGATCTCCTACTATTCGGCGCTCGGCTACATGCCGGAAGCGCTGATGAATTTCCTCGGCCTGTTCTTCATCCAGATCGCCGAAGGCGAAGAACTGCTGACCATGGACGAGCTGATCGAAAAATTCGATCCCGACAACCTGTCCAAGGCTGGCGCGATCTTCGACATCCAGAAGCTCGACTGGCTGAACGGCCGCTGGCTGCGCGAAAAGCTCTCGCCGGACGAGTTCATCGCCCGCGTGCTGGACTGGGCAATGGAAAACGACCGCCTGACCGAGGGCCTGAAACTCGCCCAGAGCCGCGTCACCAAGCTTGGCGAACTGCCGCCGCTCGCAGGCTTCCTGCTTGCCAATGATGTCGGCCTGACGCCAGCCTCCTTCGGCGGCCTGAAGACCAGCCCGGCAGAAACGCTGGCCATCGTGACCACCGTTCAGGCGGATCTTGAAAAGATCCTCGAATGGAACGTGGCGACCATCGAGGAAGAACTGCGCGCGATCGCCGATCGTATGGAGAAGAAGCTGCGCGTGGTAACCCCGCCGCTGTTCGTCGCCGTGTCGGGAAGCCAGCGCTCACTGCCGCTGTTTGACTCGATGGCGCTGCTCGGCCGCTCCGTCGTCCGCCAGCGCCTGAAGGTCGCGATCCAGGTTCTGACCGCGATGGCGGGTGCACAAAACTAA
- the lysS gene encoding lysine--tRNA ligase, producing the protein MTEQKTETALSSDPTEVRRQKLALLREQIGDVYPAHFHRTITNAELAAKYEGLELDTESGDIVTVAGRVYSSRNSGMFIDLHDASGKIQIFSHKDTTPEAARALLPMIDLGDIIGVTGAVRRTKRGELTINAHEITMLTKTLLPMPEKYHGLADIEQRYRKRHLDILTNEDSKLRFQQRSQIVSGIRRFMENDGFMEVETPMLHSVYGGATAEPFKTHHNTLKLDMYLRIAPELFLKRTLVSGLTDKVFEVNRNFRNEGVSTRHNPEFTMMECYWAYADYEDIMDLVERMFAELAVKIHGSTEFMFGDKEISFKGPFKRVPMPDAVKEATGIDFLAMKTDEEARTAAKAAGFAVEKDWTWGECLAFIFEEKVESTLIQPSHVTHFPKDISPFAKEVPGEPRLVERFETYCNAWEIGNAFSELNDPEEQRKRMVEQLEQAHARGEKEKQLDEEFLDAIDQGMPPAGGLGIGVDRLIMLLTNAPSIRDIILFPARRARAD; encoded by the coding sequence ATGACCGAACAGAAGACCGAAACCGCCCTCTCCTCCGACCCGACCGAAGTGCGCCGCCAGAAACTGGCTTTGCTGCGCGAACAGATCGGCGACGTCTATCCGGCCCATTTCCACCGCACGATCACCAATGCTGAACTGGCTGCGAAATACGAGGGCCTCGAACTGGACACCGAATCGGGCGACATCGTCACCGTAGCCGGACGCGTCTATTCCTCGCGCAATTCGGGCATGTTCATCGACCTGCACGATGCCTCCGGCAAGATCCAGATCTTCTCCCACAAGGATACGACTCCGGAAGCAGCCCGCGCGCTGCTGCCGATGATCGACCTTGGCGACATCATCGGCGTCACCGGCGCCGTGCGCCGCACCAAGCGCGGCGAACTGACGATCAACGCCCATGAAATCACCATGCTGACCAAGACGCTGCTGCCGATGCCGGAAAAGTATCACGGTCTGGCAGACATCGAACAGCGTTACCGCAAGCGCCACCTCGACATCCTCACCAACGAGGATTCGAAGCTCCGCTTCCAGCAGCGCTCGCAGATCGTCTCCGGCATCCGCCGCTTCATGGAAAACGACGGCTTCATGGAAGTCGAGACGCCGATGCTGCACTCGGTCTATGGCGGCGCCACGGCCGAACCGTTCAAGACGCACCACAATACGCTGAAGCTCGACATGTACCTGCGCATCGCGCCGGAACTGTTCCTCAAGCGCACCCTCGTCTCCGGCCTGACCGACAAGGTCTTCGAGGTTAACCGCAACTTCCGCAACGAAGGCGTTTCCACCCGGCACAATCCTGAATTCACCATGATGGAATGCTACTGGGCCTATGCCGACTACGAAGACATCATGGACCTCGTCGAGCGCATGTTTGCCGAGCTCGCCGTGAAGATCCACGGCAGCACCGAATTCATGTTCGGCGACAAGGAAATCTCCTTCAAGGGTCCGTTCAAGCGCGTACCGATGCCCGACGCCGTCAAGGAAGCGACCGGCATTGACTTCCTCGCGATGAAGACCGACGAGGAAGCCCGCACCGCTGCCAAGGCTGCCGGCTTTGCCGTCGAGAAGGACTGGACCTGGGGCGAATGCCTCGCCTTCATCTTCGAAGAGAAGGTCGAAAGCACGCTGATCCAGCCGAGCCATGTCACGCACTTTCCGAAGGACATCTCGCCCTTCGCCAAGGAAGTGCCGGGTGAGCCCCGGCTCGTCGAACGCTTCGAGACCTATTGCAACGCCTGGGAAATCGGCAATGCCTTTTCTGAACTCAACGATCCGGAAGAACAGCGAAAGCGCATGGTCGAGCAGCTCGAGCAGGCCCATGCCCGCGGCGAGAAGGAAAAGCAGCTCGACGAGGAATTCCTCGACGCGATCGACCAGGGCATGCCGCCCGCCGGCGGTCTCGGCATCGGCGTCGACCGCCTGATCATGCTTTTGACCAACGCGCCGTCGATCCGCGACATCATCCTCTTCCCGGCCCGTCGCGCCCGGGCAGACTGA
- a CDS encoding metal ABC transporter substrate-binding protein produces the protein MLPRLACLVGSALFAALAALTPLPASAADKPKVVTTFTVIADIARNVAGDAATVESITKPGAEIHGYQPTPRDILKASDANLVLWNGLNLETWFEKFLANLGNVPNVVVSDGVAPMSISGGAYDGKPNPHAWMSPDNALIYVENIRKALTGIDPDNAAVYAANAAAYSEKIRAEIAPMKAQIATLPENERWLVTSEGAFSYLARDLGLKELYLWPINADSQGTPQQVKAVIDAVTANKIRVVFSESTVSDKPAKQVAAETGTTYGGVLYVDSLSTEDGPVPTYIDLLKVTVSTIAKGLEG, from the coding sequence ATGCTGCCAAGACTTGCCTGCCTGGTGGGAAGCGCGCTGTTTGCAGCGCTGGCCGCTCTGACCCCGTTGCCGGCATCCGCCGCCGACAAGCCCAAGGTCGTCACCACCTTCACCGTGATCGCCGACATTGCCCGCAATGTCGCGGGCGACGCGGCGACCGTCGAAAGCATCACCAAGCCCGGCGCCGAGATCCACGGCTACCAGCCGACGCCGCGCGATATCCTCAAGGCAAGCGACGCCAATCTCGTCCTGTGGAACGGCCTCAATCTCGAAACCTGGTTCGAGAAGTTCCTCGCAAATCTTGGCAACGTGCCCAATGTGGTGGTCAGCGACGGCGTGGCCCCCATGAGCATTTCCGGCGGCGCCTATGACGGAAAACCCAATCCGCATGCCTGGATGTCGCCCGACAATGCGCTGATCTATGTCGAGAACATCCGCAAGGCGCTGACCGGGATCGATCCGGACAATGCCGCCGTCTATGCCGCCAATGCCGCGGCTTATTCGGAAAAGATCAGGGCCGAGATCGCCCCGATGAAGGCGCAGATCGCGACCCTGCCCGAAAACGAACGCTGGCTGGTGACGAGCGAGGGCGCGTTTTCCTATCTCGCCCGCGACCTCGGCCTGAAGGAGCTCTATCTCTGGCCGATCAATGCCGACAGCCAGGGCACCCCGCAACAGGTCAAGGCAGTGATCGACGCAGTGACCGCCAACAAGATCCGCGTCGTCTTCTCCGAAAGCACCGTTTCCGACAAGCCCGCAAAGCAAGTCGCGGCCGAAACCGGCACCACCTATGGCGGCGTGCTCTATGTCGACTCGCTCAGCACCGAGGACGGGCCGGTCCCCACCTATATCGACCTGCTTAAGGTCACTGTCTCGACCATTGCAAAGGGACTTGAAGGATGA
- a CDS encoding manganese/iron ABC transporter ATP-binding protein — protein MGSSQRQARSPQSRLKAVQASELAGVQGIVADDVTVTYRNGHTALRHASFAIPTGTITALVGVNGAGKSTLFKAIMGFVPVAGGQIRVLGMSVHDALAKNLIAYVPQAEEVDWNFPVLVEDVVMMGRYGHMNFLRIPSKNDRRLVDEALARVGMGDYRKRQIGELSGGQRKRVFLARALAQEGQVILLDEPFTGVDVTTEEQIITLMRDLRAEGRVMLVSTHNLGSVPDFCDRTIFVKGTVLASGTTAETFTEDNLKAAFGGALRHFVLSGTDLHEDADGREVKVITDDERPFVIYGTPATKQATPSPSLVPARKAEAALEKADDERSV, from the coding sequence ATGGGTTCCAGCCAGCGCCAGGCCAGATCGCCTCAGTCCCGCCTGAAAGCCGTCCAGGCCTCGGAACTGGCAGGCGTCCAGGGTATCGTCGCAGACGACGTGACGGTCACCTATCGCAACGGCCACACGGCGCTGCGCCATGCAAGCTTCGCCATCCCCACCGGCACGATCACCGCCCTTGTTGGCGTCAACGGTGCCGGCAAGTCGACCCTGTTCAAGGCGATCATGGGCTTCGTCCCGGTCGCCGGCGGCCAGATCCGTGTTCTCGGCATGAGCGTCCATGATGCGCTGGCCAAGAACCTGATCGCCTATGTGCCCCAGGCCGAGGAAGTCGACTGGAATTTCCCGGTTCTGGTCGAGGACGTGGTGATGATGGGCCGTTACGGCCACATGAATTTCCTCCGCATCCCCTCGAAGAACGACCGCCGCCTGGTCGATGAGGCATTGGCCCGTGTCGGCATGGGCGACTACCGCAAGCGCCAGATCGGCGAATTGTCCGGCGGCCAGCGCAAGCGTGTCTTCCTTGCGCGGGCGCTTGCCCAGGAAGGCCAGGTCATCCTGCTCGACGAACCCTTTACCGGCGTCGACGTGACCACCGAAGAGCAGATCATCACCCTGATGCGCGACCTGCGCGCCGAAGGCCGCGTCATGCTCGTTTCAACGCACAATCTCGGCAGTGTTCCCGACTTCTGCGACCGCACCATTTTCGTCAAGGGCACGGTGCTCGCATCGGGCACGACCGCAGAGACGTTCACCGAAGACAATCTCAAGGCGGCCTTTGGCGGTGCTTTGCGTCATTTCGTCCTTTCCGGCACCGACCTGCACGAAGATGCCGACGGCCGCGAGGTCAAGGTGATCACCGATGACGAGCGCCCCTTCGTCATCTACGGCACCCCGGCTACAAAACAGGCGACACCATCGCCATCGCTTGTGCCTGCACGCAAGGCCGAAGCGGCTCTCGAAAAGGCTGACGATGAACGTTCTGTTTGA